One genomic region from Streptomyces sp. NBC_01431 encodes:
- a CDS encoding ABC transporter permease gives MATDGTQTQIHNIGYRNYDGPRLGRAYARRSLFSQSLRGAYGLGRSAKSKVLPMLLFAVMCVPAAIMVAVAVATKANDLPVQYTRYAIFLQAVIGLFIAGQAPQTVSRDLRFKTVPLYFSRPIERLDYVLAKFAAMASALFVITGAPLVILYVGALLAKLDFADQTKGFAQGLVSVVLLSLLFAGIGLVVAALTPRRGFGVAAVIAVLTVSYGAVSAVQAIAFNQGSPGAVQWLGLFSPITLIDGVQTAFLGASSNFPGGHGPGAGAGAVYLLVVLALIYGSYAVLMRRYRKVGL, from the coding sequence ATGGCAACTGACGGCACCCAGACCCAGATCCACAACATCGGCTACCGCAACTACGACGGGCCGCGTCTGGGCCGGGCCTACGCCCGCCGCTCACTCTTCTCGCAGTCGCTGCGCGGGGCGTACGGACTTGGCCGCAGCGCCAAGTCCAAGGTGCTTCCGATGCTGCTGTTCGCGGTGATGTGCGTGCCCGCGGCCATCATGGTCGCGGTCGCCGTCGCCACGAAGGCCAACGACCTCCCGGTGCAGTACACCCGGTACGCGATCTTCCTCCAGGCCGTCATCGGGCTGTTCATCGCCGGTCAGGCGCCCCAGACCGTCTCGCGGGACCTGCGCTTCAAGACGGTGCCGCTGTATTTCTCGCGGCCGATCGAGCGCCTGGACTACGTCCTGGCCAAGTTCGCCGCGATGGCGTCGGCGCTGTTCGTCATCACCGGCGCGCCGCTGGTCATCCTTTATGTCGGCGCGCTGCTCGCCAAACTCGACTTCGCGGACCAGACGAAGGGGTTCGCCCAGGGGCTGGTATCGGTGGTACTGCTCTCACTGCTCTTCGCGGGCATCGGCCTGGTCGTCGCCGCGCTGACCCCGCGCCGCGGCTTCGGAGTGGCCGCCGTCATCGCCGTACTGACCGTCTCCTACGGGGCCGTCTCCGCGGTCCAGGCCATCGCCTTCAACCAGGGCTCCCCCGGGGCGGTCCAGTGGCTCGGCCTGTTCTCCCCCATCACGCTCATCGACGGCGTACAGACCGCGTTCCTCGGGGCGAGCTCCAACTTCCCCGGTGGCCACGGCCCGGGGGCCGGGGCCGGAGCGGTCTACCTGCTCGTCGTCCTCGCGCTGATCTACGGCTCGTACGCCGTGCTGATGCGCCGCTACCGGAAGGTCGGGCTGTGA